Proteins from a genomic interval of Rosa chinensis cultivar Old Blush chromosome 2, RchiOBHm-V2, whole genome shotgun sequence:
- the LOC112190860 gene encoding type I inositol polyphosphate 5-phosphatase 5 isoform X2 → MSSPGGDANLDMTKATDTVIITSDTAITPDSSVKNEKKKKSIIPRLFGAKRTARESSESDGDGDLDLEKKIEERKKAFMEAAPMMRKSFSERHTSPGIQSLNLSNFEQHSMLPSIETKEFRIFVATWNVGGKSPNNGLNLEDFLQVEGSSDIYVLGFQEIVPLSAGNVLVIEDNEPAAKWLTLISQALNKPQNACTNTFCCSSDSSSHGSNKSSHNKESKSPGSLNFFQKPSLKVISKSFRADSRILKSCNCPFEFPSRERRRLRKLSDPADSKLDSSYGSCDGRVDEFLATAGLQSLPSSEMSYSLITSKKMVGIFVSVWVRRELVQHVGHLRVSTVGRGIMGCLGNKGCISISMTLHQTSFCFVCSHLASGEKEGDELKRNADVVEILKGTQFPKICKNPNRLPCERIVDHDRVIWLGDLNYRVALSYEETRVLLEDNDWDALLEKDQLNIEREAGRVFDGFKEGQIYFAPTYKYSHNSDSYAGETAKSKKKRRTPAWCDRILWRGEGFEQLSYIRGESRFSDHRPVCAVFSVEVNLLRSKNNRFRKGYSCAAPRFEFDACMPQRHSFYEL, encoded by the exons ATGTCTTCCCCTGGTGGAGATGCCAACCTCGATATGACCAAAGCCACCGACACCGTCATCATCACAAGCGACACCGCCATCACACCTGATAGTTCCGTCAAgaacgaaaagaaaaagaag TCTATCATTCCTAGACTTTTTGGTGCAAAGCGAACCGCGCGTGAAAGCTCAGAATCAGATGGTGATGGAGATCTCG ATTTGGAGAAAAAGattgaagaaaggaaaaaagctTTCATGGAGGCAGCCCCAATGATGAGAAAGAGTTTTTCAG AAAGACATACAAGTCCGGGGATTCAAAGCCTAAACCTATCAAACTTTGAACAACACTCTATGTTGCCATCAATTGAGACTAAAGAATTCAG GATATTCGTGGCCACATGGAATGTAGGAGGAAAGTCTCCCAACAATGGCCTCAACCTTGAAGATTTCTTGCAGGTCGAAGGCTCTTCAGACATCTATGTGTTAGG GTTTCAGGAAATCGTCCCTTTAAGTGCTGGAAACGTGTTAGTGATCGAGGACAACGAACCAGCTGCAAAATGGCTAACCCTTATAAGCCAAGCCCTAAATAAACCCCAGAATGCGTGCACCAATACGTTTTGTTGTTCTTCAGATTCTTCGAGTCATGGTTCCAATAAGTCCTCACATAACAAGGAATCCAAGTCCCCAGGCAGTCTCAACTTCTTTCAGAAGCCTTCTCTCAAAGTTATCAGCAAAAGCTTCAGGGCAGACAGTAGAATTCTCAAGTCTTGTAACTGCCCCTTTGAATTTCCATCTCGTGAAAGACGGCGGCTAAGAAAACTCAGTGATCCTGCAGATAGTAAATTAGACTCCTCATATGGTTCTTGTGACGGTAGGGTAGACGAATTTCTTGCAACTGCAGGGTTACAGTCGCTTCCTTCCTCCGAGATGAGTTACTCTCTCATAACAAGCAAGAAGATGGTAGGGATTTTCGTATCAGTTTGGGTTCGAAGAGAGTTGGTACAACACGTTGGCCATCTTAGAGTTTCTACCGTGGGAAGAGGAATAATGGGTTGCCTTGGAAATAAG GGATGCATATCAATAAGCATGACGTTGCACCAAACAAGCTTTTGTTTCGTGTGCAGTCACTTGGCTTCCGGCGAGAAGGAAGGCGATGAACTGAAGAGGAATGCGGATGTGGTGGAGATCCTGAAGGGCACACAATTCCCCAAGATTTGCAAGAATCCAAATCGTCTTCCTTGCGAAAGAATAGTTGACCATGA TCGCGTAATATGGCTAGGAGATTTGAATTATCGGGTGGCTTTGAGCTATgaagaaactagggttttgttgGAGGACAATGATTGGGATGCACTTCTAGAGAAAGATCAG TTGaatatagagagagaagctgGGAGAGTATTTGATGGGTTCAAAGAGGGACAAATCTACTTTGCCCCCACTTATAAGTATTCCCATAATTCAGACTCTTACGCAGGAGAAACTGCCAAGTCCAAGAAGAAACGACGAACCCCTGCATG GTGTGATAGGATACTATGGCGCGGTGAAGGTTTCGAACAGTTGTCCTATATCCGGGGTGAATCAAGATTCTCCGATCACAGACCTGTTTGTGCTGTGTTTTCAGTTGAAGTGAACCTACTTAGAAGCAAAAACAACAGATTCAGAAAGGGTTACTCGTGTGCTGCTCCAAGATTCGAATTTGATGCCTGCATGCCTCAAAGACACAGCTTCTATGAGTTATAA
- the LOC112190860 gene encoding type I inositol polyphosphate 5-phosphatase 5 isoform X1: protein MSSPGGDANLDMTKATDTVIITSDTAITPDSSVKNEKKKKSIIPRLFGAKRTARESSESDGDGDLGISLSFSFSLFLSLSCSFNKFFSLIDLEKKIEERKKAFMEAAPMMRKSFSERHTSPGIQSLNLSNFEQHSMLPSIETKEFRIFVATWNVGGKSPNNGLNLEDFLQVEGSSDIYVLGFQEIVPLSAGNVLVIEDNEPAAKWLTLISQALNKPQNACTNTFCCSSDSSSHGSNKSSHNKESKSPGSLNFFQKPSLKVISKSFRADSRILKSCNCPFEFPSRERRRLRKLSDPADSKLDSSYGSCDGRVDEFLATAGLQSLPSSEMSYSLITSKKMVGIFVSVWVRRELVQHVGHLRVSTVGRGIMGCLGNKGCISISMTLHQTSFCFVCSHLASGEKEGDELKRNADVVEILKGTQFPKICKNPNRLPCERIVDHDRVIWLGDLNYRVALSYEETRVLLEDNDWDALLEKDQLNIEREAGRVFDGFKEGQIYFAPTYKYSHNSDSYAGETAKSKKKRRTPAWCDRILWRGEGFEQLSYIRGESRFSDHRPVCAVFSVEVNLLRSKNNRFRKGYSCAAPRFEFDACMPQRHSFYEL from the exons ATGTCTTCCCCTGGTGGAGATGCCAACCTCGATATGACCAAAGCCACCGACACCGTCATCATCACAAGCGACACCGCCATCACACCTGATAGTTCCGTCAAgaacgaaaagaaaaagaag TCTATCATTCCTAGACTTTTTGGTGCAAAGCGAACCGCGCGTGAAAGCTCAGAATCAGATGGTGATGGAGATCTCGGTAtatctctttccttttctttctctctctttctgtctcTCTCGTGCTCTTTCAATAAGTTTTTTTCCTTAATAGATTTGGAGAAAAAGattgaagaaaggaaaaaagctTTCATGGAGGCAGCCCCAATGATGAGAAAGAGTTTTTCAG AAAGACATACAAGTCCGGGGATTCAAAGCCTAAACCTATCAAACTTTGAACAACACTCTATGTTGCCATCAATTGAGACTAAAGAATTCAG GATATTCGTGGCCACATGGAATGTAGGAGGAAAGTCTCCCAACAATGGCCTCAACCTTGAAGATTTCTTGCAGGTCGAAGGCTCTTCAGACATCTATGTGTTAGG GTTTCAGGAAATCGTCCCTTTAAGTGCTGGAAACGTGTTAGTGATCGAGGACAACGAACCAGCTGCAAAATGGCTAACCCTTATAAGCCAAGCCCTAAATAAACCCCAGAATGCGTGCACCAATACGTTTTGTTGTTCTTCAGATTCTTCGAGTCATGGTTCCAATAAGTCCTCACATAACAAGGAATCCAAGTCCCCAGGCAGTCTCAACTTCTTTCAGAAGCCTTCTCTCAAAGTTATCAGCAAAAGCTTCAGGGCAGACAGTAGAATTCTCAAGTCTTGTAACTGCCCCTTTGAATTTCCATCTCGTGAAAGACGGCGGCTAAGAAAACTCAGTGATCCTGCAGATAGTAAATTAGACTCCTCATATGGTTCTTGTGACGGTAGGGTAGACGAATTTCTTGCAACTGCAGGGTTACAGTCGCTTCCTTCCTCCGAGATGAGTTACTCTCTCATAACAAGCAAGAAGATGGTAGGGATTTTCGTATCAGTTTGGGTTCGAAGAGAGTTGGTACAACACGTTGGCCATCTTAGAGTTTCTACCGTGGGAAGAGGAATAATGGGTTGCCTTGGAAATAAG GGATGCATATCAATAAGCATGACGTTGCACCAAACAAGCTTTTGTTTCGTGTGCAGTCACTTGGCTTCCGGCGAGAAGGAAGGCGATGAACTGAAGAGGAATGCGGATGTGGTGGAGATCCTGAAGGGCACACAATTCCCCAAGATTTGCAAGAATCCAAATCGTCTTCCTTGCGAAAGAATAGTTGACCATGA TCGCGTAATATGGCTAGGAGATTTGAATTATCGGGTGGCTTTGAGCTATgaagaaactagggttttgttgGAGGACAATGATTGGGATGCACTTCTAGAGAAAGATCAG TTGaatatagagagagaagctgGGAGAGTATTTGATGGGTTCAAAGAGGGACAAATCTACTTTGCCCCCACTTATAAGTATTCCCATAATTCAGACTCTTACGCAGGAGAAACTGCCAAGTCCAAGAAGAAACGACGAACCCCTGCATG GTGTGATAGGATACTATGGCGCGGTGAAGGTTTCGAACAGTTGTCCTATATCCGGGGTGAATCAAGATTCTCCGATCACAGACCTGTTTGTGCTGTGTTTTCAGTTGAAGTGAACCTACTTAGAAGCAAAAACAACAGATTCAGAAAGGGTTACTCGTGTGCTGCTCCAAGATTCGAATTTGATGCCTGCATGCCTCAAAGACACAGCTTCTATGAGTTATAA